The Lepidochelys kempii isolate rLepKem1 chromosome 25, rLepKem1.hap2, whole genome shotgun sequence genome contains a region encoding:
- the KANK3 gene encoding KN motif and ankyrin repeat domain-containing protein 3 isoform X1, giving the protein MAQPIHLNQNLPDLGGPFLYRDQDDGEKSSYSVETPYGFLLDLDFLKYVDDIESGQTLKKVPLYRKAKGPKQQPSSLRSPSGHTSGWTSTESLASTASEEGRNVLLLSPHIRTQSGSSEMREPLSKQASNPVSPTPVINLLPPPAPKSFMQNPQVEKTLQETSRRLELEQLHLLISRGAQMTGPPSSPSKTCISVSSTASFHQTHSSSAVPSNGNGDSQATPPTGSMRISPLNSGRSTPATNISPAHLQHVREQMAAALKQLKELEEQVKTIPVLEMKICKLKREKEKLMAGLQEPPLPETSEASVFSFPPRSLGAGVARASQEAPAELERELESVKARASKITELRRLTEKLSASDRNVRASSAAARPARTMEKACKSVGVGDEVNMKEAVFYYRSQKPCHEIPVGQETETKDAAVWVVESLLGLPTEAEKEMELLQHTIGHQREVITMMEGHLKDATKELEELRVEVCSRRPRTLIDKEIMAKPQMVEAHAEAAVPMQSQGVGSHLEMIDKGVDCSSLMLCIGANCNLESREVAVGPDSTAQYEEKDTQADLEAGIDAAMEETDQGVAGDKTEQTPSGAGEGGNQMDVAESGVASGTKTAMPRGGTGTVEVEQGSRLIPQDSRKGVHGSMCAPQEMPLEKDNSTPLSPGPGALKSIMKKRDGFPKSEAEGGRKSLQFVGVLNGEYESTSSEEEEEDSGDSSSEKISPTSSDSDAEGDANTWDEEIGVNVGETASSMEGPEPGTEQRKRKGEHKLGTESAPALDPTEVKEKFELSPRMREACIIVKHHLSHPSAVKSKEVLSSSSILLQEWFRVSSQKSSVPEMVANHLLAFTEVSPGMLAHVVNLSDGNGNTALHYSVSHSNFQIVQLLLDTGVCNVDHQNKAGYTALMLAALASVEHEDDMNVVRRLFSMGNVNAKASQAGQTALMLAVSHGRQEMVEAVLACGADVNLQDEEGSTALMCACEHGRVETVRLLLAQPACEVSIVDNDGNNAVAIALEAGHSNIAVLIYAHLNNSKAQSPQGTPPIALKSSSNLTKKH; this is encoded by the exons ATGGCACAGCCCATACACCTGAACCAGAATCTCCCAG ATTTAGGTGGCCCCTTCTTGTACAGAGATCAGGATGATGGGGAGAAGAGCTCCTACTCTGTGGAAACCCCCTACGGCTTCCTGCTAGACCTCGATTTTCTGAAATATGTCGATGACATTGAGAGTGGCCAAACTCTCAAGAAGGTGCCATTGTACCGGAAAGCGAAAGGGCCCAAGCAGCAGCCCAGTTCCCTGAGAAGCCCCAGCGGCCACACCAGTGGATGGACCTCCACCGAGTCTCTGGCATCCACGGCCAGCGAGGAGGGAAGGAACGTGCTCCTATTATCTCCACACATCAGAACGCAGTCTGGGTCCTCAGAAATGAGAGAGCCCCTGAGCAAACAGGCTTCCAACCCCGTGTCTCCAACTCCAGTTATaaatctcctcccaccccctgcccccaaatccttCATGCAAAATCCCCAGGTGGAGAAAACCTTGCAAGAGACAAGTAGGAGGTTAGAGCTCGAGCAGCTCCATTTGCTGATTAGTAGAGGTGCCCAGATGACTGGGCCACCCAGCAGTCCCTCTAAAACATGCATCTCCGTCTCCAGTACCGCTTCTTTTCACCAGACACACTCCTCCTCTGCTGTCCCTTCGAATGGAAATGGGGACAGCCAAGCCACACCTCCGACGGGCTCTATGAGAATAAGCCCTTTGAATTCTGGAAGGAGCACCCCAGCCACCAACATCAGCCCAGCGCATTTGCAGCATGTGCGGGAGCAGATGGCTGCTGCCCTCAAACAACTCAAAGAGCTGGAGGAACAAGTCAAGACGATCCCAGTCCTAGAAATGAAAATCTGCAAACTGAAACGGGAGAAGGAGAAGCTGATGGCGGGTTTGCAGGAGCCACCCCTGCCCGAAACGAGCGAGGCTTCTGTTTTCAGCTTTCCACCCAGGTCTCTTGGCGCAGGGGTTGCCAGGGCAAGCCAGGAAGCTCCTGCGGAACTGGAAAGGGAACTAGAGTCAGTGAAGGCTCGAGCGAGTAAAATCACGGAATTAAGGAGACTCACTGAGAAATTGTCTGCTTCGGACAGGAACGTGCGAGCCAGCAGTGCGGCTGCCCGCCCCGCAAGGACCATGGAGAAAGCATGTAAGTCTGTAGGTGTGGGCGATGAGGTGAACATGAAGGAGGCTGTGTTCTACTACCGATCTCAGAAGCCATGCCATGAGATTCCCGTCGGCCAAGAGACTGAGACCAAGGATGCTGCAGTTTGGGTCGTGGAGTCCTTGTTAGGGCTTCCTACGGAAGCAGAGAAGGAAATGGAGCTGCTGCAGCACACGATTGGCCACCAGAGAGAGGTCATCACCATGATGGAAGGGCACTTGAAGGACGCGACTAAGGAGCTTGAGGAGTTAAGAGTAGAGGTTTGTTCTAGAAGGCCAAGAACTTTGATAGATAAGGAAATAATGGCCAAGCCTCAGATGGTAGAAGCACACGCAGAGGCTGCAGTACCAATGCAGAGCCAGGGGGTGGGCAGCCACTTGGAAATGATCGATAAGGGTGTGGATTGCTCATCACTGATGTTGTGCATTGGAGCCAACTGCAATTTGGAAAGTAGAGAAGTTGCTGTAGGTCCAGATTCAACAGCCCAGTACGAAGAGAAGGATACCCAAGCTGATCTAGAGGCAGGAATCGATGCAGCAATGGAAGAAACCGATCAAGGTGTGGCTGGTGATAAGACTGAACAAACCCCCAGTGGAGCCGGAGAAGGCGGAAACCAGATGGACGTTGCTGAGTCTGGCGTCGCCAGTGGCACTAAGACTGCCATGCCTCGGGGAGGGACAGGGACAGTGGAAGTGGAGCAAGGTTCACGTTTAATTCCCCAGGACTCCAGGAAAGGCGTGCACGGGTCTATGTGTGCACCACAGGAAATGCCTTTGGAGAAGGACAATAGCACTCCTCTGAGTCCTGGGCCTG GCGCCCTGAAGTCGATCATGAAGAAGCGGGATGGGTTTCCAAAGAGCGAGGCCGAGGGCGGGAGGAAGAGTCTGCAGTTCGTGGGGGTGCTGAACGGGGA GTACGAGAGCACgtccagtgaggaggaggaggaggacagtggaGACAGCTCCTCTGAGAAGATTTCACCCACCAGCTCTGACAGCGACGCGGAGGGCGACGCGAACACCTGGGACGAGGAGATTGGTGTGAACGTTGGTGAGACTGCGAGCAGCATGGAGGGTCCAGAGCCAGGCACAGagcagaggaagagaaaagggGAGCACAAACTGGGGACAGAGAGCGCACCAGCCCTGGACCCCACCGAGGTGAAAGAGAA GTTTGAACTGAGCCCAAGGATGAGAGAGGCCTGCATAATTGTGAAGCACCACCTCAGCCATCCCAGTGCTGTGAAGAGCAAAGAGGTG ctgtCCAGCAGCAGCATCCTCCTCCAGGAGTGGTTCCGAGTATCTAGCCAGAAGTCCTCCGTCCCAGAGATGGTCGCCAACCACCTCCTGGCCTTCACGGAGGTCTCTCCGGGGATGCTGGCCCATGTGGTCAATCTCTCGGATGGGAACGGTAACACAGCTCTCCACTACAGCGTCTCACACTCCAACTTCCAGATCGTGCAGCTGCTCCTGGACACTG GGGTCTGCAACGTTGACCATCAGAATAAAGCCGGCTACACGGCCCTCATGCTGGCCGCTCTGGCCTCGGTGGAACACGAAGACGATATGAACGTGGTCAGGAGACTCTTCAGCATGGGAAACGTCAATGCCAAGGCGAGCCAG GCTGGCCAGACGGCGCTGATGCTGGCAGTCAGCCACGGCAGGCAGGAGATGGTCGAAGCCGTGCTGGCCTGTGGAGCCGACGTCAACCTGCAGGACGAGGAAGGCTCCACAGCCCTGATGTGCGCCTGCGAGCACGGGCGAGTGGAGACCGTGAGGCTGCTCCTGGCCCAGCCAGCTTGTGAAGTCTCCATTGTGGATAAC GATGGGAATAACGCCGTGGCCATCGCTCTGGAGGCCGGTCACAGCAACATTGCAGTATTGATTTACGCTCACCTCAACAACTCCAAAGCACAGTCACCC
- the KANK3 gene encoding KN motif and ankyrin repeat domain-containing protein 3 isoform X2 yields MAQPIHLNQNLPDLGGPFLYRDQDDGEKSSYSVETPYGFLLDLDFLKYVDDIESGQTLKKVPLYRKAKGPKQQPSSLRSPSGHTSGWTSTESLASTASEEGRNVLLLSPHIRTQSGSSEMREPLSKQASNPVSPTPVINLLPPPAPKSFMQNPQVEKTLQETSRRLELEQLHLLISRGAQMTGPPSSPSKTCISVSSTASFHQTHSSSAVPSNGNGDSQATPPTGSMRISPLNSGRSTPATNISPAHLQHVREQMAAALKQLKELEEQVKTIPVLEMKICKLKREKEKLMAGLQEPPLPETSEASVFSFPPRSLGAGVARASQEAPAELERELESVKARASKITELRRLTEKLSASDRNVRASSAAARPARTMEKACKSVGVGDEVNMKEAVFYYRSQKPCHEIPVGQETETKDAAVWVVESLLGLPTEAEKEMELLQHTIGHQREVITMMEGHLKDATKELEELRVEVCSRRPRTLIDKEIMAKPQMVEAHAEAAVPMQSQGVGSHLEMIDKGVDCSSLMLCIGANCNLESREVAVGPDSTAQYEEKDTQADLEAGIDAAMEETDQGVAGDKTEQTPSGAGEGGNQMDVAESGVASGTKTAMPRGGTGTVEVEQGSRLIPQDSRKGVHGSMCAPQEMPLEKDNSTPLSPGPGALKSIMKKRDGFPKSEAEGGRKSLQFVGVLNGEYESTSSEEEEEDSGDSSSEKISPTSSDSDAEGDANTWDEEIGVNVGETASSMEGPEPGTEQRKRKGEHKLGTESAPALDPTEVKEKFELSPRMREACIIVKHHLSHPSAVKSKEVLSSSSILLQEWFRVSSQKSSVPEMVANHLLAFTEVSPGMLAHVVNLSDGNGNTALHYSVSHSNFQIVQLLLDTGVCNVDHQNKAGYTALMLAALASVEHEDDMNVVRRLFSMGNVNAKASQAGQTALMLAVSHGRQEMVEAVLACGADVNLQDEEGSTALMCACEHGRVETVRLLLAQPACEVSIVDNDGNNAVAIALEAGHSNIAVLIYAHLNNSKAQSPGTPPIALKSSSNLTKKH; encoded by the exons ATGGCACAGCCCATACACCTGAACCAGAATCTCCCAG ATTTAGGTGGCCCCTTCTTGTACAGAGATCAGGATGATGGGGAGAAGAGCTCCTACTCTGTGGAAACCCCCTACGGCTTCCTGCTAGACCTCGATTTTCTGAAATATGTCGATGACATTGAGAGTGGCCAAACTCTCAAGAAGGTGCCATTGTACCGGAAAGCGAAAGGGCCCAAGCAGCAGCCCAGTTCCCTGAGAAGCCCCAGCGGCCACACCAGTGGATGGACCTCCACCGAGTCTCTGGCATCCACGGCCAGCGAGGAGGGAAGGAACGTGCTCCTATTATCTCCACACATCAGAACGCAGTCTGGGTCCTCAGAAATGAGAGAGCCCCTGAGCAAACAGGCTTCCAACCCCGTGTCTCCAACTCCAGTTATaaatctcctcccaccccctgcccccaaatccttCATGCAAAATCCCCAGGTGGAGAAAACCTTGCAAGAGACAAGTAGGAGGTTAGAGCTCGAGCAGCTCCATTTGCTGATTAGTAGAGGTGCCCAGATGACTGGGCCACCCAGCAGTCCCTCTAAAACATGCATCTCCGTCTCCAGTACCGCTTCTTTTCACCAGACACACTCCTCCTCTGCTGTCCCTTCGAATGGAAATGGGGACAGCCAAGCCACACCTCCGACGGGCTCTATGAGAATAAGCCCTTTGAATTCTGGAAGGAGCACCCCAGCCACCAACATCAGCCCAGCGCATTTGCAGCATGTGCGGGAGCAGATGGCTGCTGCCCTCAAACAACTCAAAGAGCTGGAGGAACAAGTCAAGACGATCCCAGTCCTAGAAATGAAAATCTGCAAACTGAAACGGGAGAAGGAGAAGCTGATGGCGGGTTTGCAGGAGCCACCCCTGCCCGAAACGAGCGAGGCTTCTGTTTTCAGCTTTCCACCCAGGTCTCTTGGCGCAGGGGTTGCCAGGGCAAGCCAGGAAGCTCCTGCGGAACTGGAAAGGGAACTAGAGTCAGTGAAGGCTCGAGCGAGTAAAATCACGGAATTAAGGAGACTCACTGAGAAATTGTCTGCTTCGGACAGGAACGTGCGAGCCAGCAGTGCGGCTGCCCGCCCCGCAAGGACCATGGAGAAAGCATGTAAGTCTGTAGGTGTGGGCGATGAGGTGAACATGAAGGAGGCTGTGTTCTACTACCGATCTCAGAAGCCATGCCATGAGATTCCCGTCGGCCAAGAGACTGAGACCAAGGATGCTGCAGTTTGGGTCGTGGAGTCCTTGTTAGGGCTTCCTACGGAAGCAGAGAAGGAAATGGAGCTGCTGCAGCACACGATTGGCCACCAGAGAGAGGTCATCACCATGATGGAAGGGCACTTGAAGGACGCGACTAAGGAGCTTGAGGAGTTAAGAGTAGAGGTTTGTTCTAGAAGGCCAAGAACTTTGATAGATAAGGAAATAATGGCCAAGCCTCAGATGGTAGAAGCACACGCAGAGGCTGCAGTACCAATGCAGAGCCAGGGGGTGGGCAGCCACTTGGAAATGATCGATAAGGGTGTGGATTGCTCATCACTGATGTTGTGCATTGGAGCCAACTGCAATTTGGAAAGTAGAGAAGTTGCTGTAGGTCCAGATTCAACAGCCCAGTACGAAGAGAAGGATACCCAAGCTGATCTAGAGGCAGGAATCGATGCAGCAATGGAAGAAACCGATCAAGGTGTGGCTGGTGATAAGACTGAACAAACCCCCAGTGGAGCCGGAGAAGGCGGAAACCAGATGGACGTTGCTGAGTCTGGCGTCGCCAGTGGCACTAAGACTGCCATGCCTCGGGGAGGGACAGGGACAGTGGAAGTGGAGCAAGGTTCACGTTTAATTCCCCAGGACTCCAGGAAAGGCGTGCACGGGTCTATGTGTGCACCACAGGAAATGCCTTTGGAGAAGGACAATAGCACTCCTCTGAGTCCTGGGCCTG GCGCCCTGAAGTCGATCATGAAGAAGCGGGATGGGTTTCCAAAGAGCGAGGCCGAGGGCGGGAGGAAGAGTCTGCAGTTCGTGGGGGTGCTGAACGGGGA GTACGAGAGCACgtccagtgaggaggaggaggaggacagtggaGACAGCTCCTCTGAGAAGATTTCACCCACCAGCTCTGACAGCGACGCGGAGGGCGACGCGAACACCTGGGACGAGGAGATTGGTGTGAACGTTGGTGAGACTGCGAGCAGCATGGAGGGTCCAGAGCCAGGCACAGagcagaggaagagaaaagggGAGCACAAACTGGGGACAGAGAGCGCACCAGCCCTGGACCCCACCGAGGTGAAAGAGAA GTTTGAACTGAGCCCAAGGATGAGAGAGGCCTGCATAATTGTGAAGCACCACCTCAGCCATCCCAGTGCTGTGAAGAGCAAAGAGGTG ctgtCCAGCAGCAGCATCCTCCTCCAGGAGTGGTTCCGAGTATCTAGCCAGAAGTCCTCCGTCCCAGAGATGGTCGCCAACCACCTCCTGGCCTTCACGGAGGTCTCTCCGGGGATGCTGGCCCATGTGGTCAATCTCTCGGATGGGAACGGTAACACAGCTCTCCACTACAGCGTCTCACACTCCAACTTCCAGATCGTGCAGCTGCTCCTGGACACTG GGGTCTGCAACGTTGACCATCAGAATAAAGCCGGCTACACGGCCCTCATGCTGGCCGCTCTGGCCTCGGTGGAACACGAAGACGATATGAACGTGGTCAGGAGACTCTTCAGCATGGGAAACGTCAATGCCAAGGCGAGCCAG GCTGGCCAGACGGCGCTGATGCTGGCAGTCAGCCACGGCAGGCAGGAGATGGTCGAAGCCGTGCTGGCCTGTGGAGCCGACGTCAACCTGCAGGACGAGGAAGGCTCCACAGCCCTGATGTGCGCCTGCGAGCACGGGCGAGTGGAGACCGTGAGGCTGCTCCTGGCCCAGCCAGCTTGTGAAGTCTCCATTGTGGATAAC GATGGGAATAACGCCGTGGCCATCGCTCTGGAGGCCGGTCACAGCAACATTGCAGTATTGATTTACGCTCACCTCAACAACTCCAAAGCACAGTCACCC
- the KANK3 gene encoding KN motif and ankyrin repeat domain-containing protein 3 isoform X3, translated as MAQPIHLNQNLPDLGGPFLYRDQDDGEKSSYSVETPYGFLLDLDFLKYVDDIESGQTLKKVPLYRKAKGPKQQPSSLRSPSGHTSGWTSTESLASTASEEGRNVLLLSPHIRTQSGSSEMREPLSKQASNPVSPTPVINLLPPPAPKSFMQNPQVEKTLQETSRRLELEQLHLLISRGAQMTGPPSSPSKTCISVSSTASFHQTHSSSAVPSNGNGDSQATPPTGSMRISPLNSGRSTPATNISPAHLQHVREQMAAALKQLKELEEQVKTIPVLEMKICKLKREKEKLMAGLQEPPLPETSEASVFSFPPRSLGAGVARASQEAPAELERELESVKARASKITELRRLTEKLSASDRNVRASSAAARPARTMEKACKSVGVGDEVNMKEAVFYYRSQKPCHEIPVGQETETKDAAVWVVESLLGLPTEAEKEMELLQHTIGHQREVITMMEGHLKDATKELEELRVEVCSRRPRTLIDKEIMAKPQMVEAHAEAAVPMQSQGVGSHLEMIDKGVDCSSLMLCIGANCNLESREVAVGPDSTAQYEEKDTQADLEAGIDAAMEETDQGVAGDKTEQTPSGAGEGGNQMDVAESGVASGTKTAMPRGGTGTVEVEQGSRLIPQDSRKGVHGSMCAPQEMPLEKDNSTPLSPGPGALKSIMKKRDGFPKSEAEGGRKSLQFVGVLNGEYESTSSEEEEEDSGDSSSEKISPTSSDSDAEGDANTWDEEIGVNVGETASSMEGPEPGTEQRKRKGEHKLGTESAPALDPTEVKEKFELSPRMREACIIVKHHLSHPSAVKSKEVLSSSSILLQEWFRVSSQKSSVPEMVANHLLAFTEVSPGMLAHVVNLSDGNGNTALHYSVSHSNFQIVQLLLDTGVCNVDHQNKAGYTALMLAALASVEHEDDMNVVRRLFSMGNVNAKAGQTALMLAVSHGRQEMVEAVLACGADVNLQDEEGSTALMCACEHGRVETVRLLLAQPACEVSIVDNDGNNAVAIALEAGHSNIAVLIYAHLNNSKAQSPQGTPPIALKSSSNLTKKH; from the exons ATGGCACAGCCCATACACCTGAACCAGAATCTCCCAG ATTTAGGTGGCCCCTTCTTGTACAGAGATCAGGATGATGGGGAGAAGAGCTCCTACTCTGTGGAAACCCCCTACGGCTTCCTGCTAGACCTCGATTTTCTGAAATATGTCGATGACATTGAGAGTGGCCAAACTCTCAAGAAGGTGCCATTGTACCGGAAAGCGAAAGGGCCCAAGCAGCAGCCCAGTTCCCTGAGAAGCCCCAGCGGCCACACCAGTGGATGGACCTCCACCGAGTCTCTGGCATCCACGGCCAGCGAGGAGGGAAGGAACGTGCTCCTATTATCTCCACACATCAGAACGCAGTCTGGGTCCTCAGAAATGAGAGAGCCCCTGAGCAAACAGGCTTCCAACCCCGTGTCTCCAACTCCAGTTATaaatctcctcccaccccctgcccccaaatccttCATGCAAAATCCCCAGGTGGAGAAAACCTTGCAAGAGACAAGTAGGAGGTTAGAGCTCGAGCAGCTCCATTTGCTGATTAGTAGAGGTGCCCAGATGACTGGGCCACCCAGCAGTCCCTCTAAAACATGCATCTCCGTCTCCAGTACCGCTTCTTTTCACCAGACACACTCCTCCTCTGCTGTCCCTTCGAATGGAAATGGGGACAGCCAAGCCACACCTCCGACGGGCTCTATGAGAATAAGCCCTTTGAATTCTGGAAGGAGCACCCCAGCCACCAACATCAGCCCAGCGCATTTGCAGCATGTGCGGGAGCAGATGGCTGCTGCCCTCAAACAACTCAAAGAGCTGGAGGAACAAGTCAAGACGATCCCAGTCCTAGAAATGAAAATCTGCAAACTGAAACGGGAGAAGGAGAAGCTGATGGCGGGTTTGCAGGAGCCACCCCTGCCCGAAACGAGCGAGGCTTCTGTTTTCAGCTTTCCACCCAGGTCTCTTGGCGCAGGGGTTGCCAGGGCAAGCCAGGAAGCTCCTGCGGAACTGGAAAGGGAACTAGAGTCAGTGAAGGCTCGAGCGAGTAAAATCACGGAATTAAGGAGACTCACTGAGAAATTGTCTGCTTCGGACAGGAACGTGCGAGCCAGCAGTGCGGCTGCCCGCCCCGCAAGGACCATGGAGAAAGCATGTAAGTCTGTAGGTGTGGGCGATGAGGTGAACATGAAGGAGGCTGTGTTCTACTACCGATCTCAGAAGCCATGCCATGAGATTCCCGTCGGCCAAGAGACTGAGACCAAGGATGCTGCAGTTTGGGTCGTGGAGTCCTTGTTAGGGCTTCCTACGGAAGCAGAGAAGGAAATGGAGCTGCTGCAGCACACGATTGGCCACCAGAGAGAGGTCATCACCATGATGGAAGGGCACTTGAAGGACGCGACTAAGGAGCTTGAGGAGTTAAGAGTAGAGGTTTGTTCTAGAAGGCCAAGAACTTTGATAGATAAGGAAATAATGGCCAAGCCTCAGATGGTAGAAGCACACGCAGAGGCTGCAGTACCAATGCAGAGCCAGGGGGTGGGCAGCCACTTGGAAATGATCGATAAGGGTGTGGATTGCTCATCACTGATGTTGTGCATTGGAGCCAACTGCAATTTGGAAAGTAGAGAAGTTGCTGTAGGTCCAGATTCAACAGCCCAGTACGAAGAGAAGGATACCCAAGCTGATCTAGAGGCAGGAATCGATGCAGCAATGGAAGAAACCGATCAAGGTGTGGCTGGTGATAAGACTGAACAAACCCCCAGTGGAGCCGGAGAAGGCGGAAACCAGATGGACGTTGCTGAGTCTGGCGTCGCCAGTGGCACTAAGACTGCCATGCCTCGGGGAGGGACAGGGACAGTGGAAGTGGAGCAAGGTTCACGTTTAATTCCCCAGGACTCCAGGAAAGGCGTGCACGGGTCTATGTGTGCACCACAGGAAATGCCTTTGGAGAAGGACAATAGCACTCCTCTGAGTCCTGGGCCTG GCGCCCTGAAGTCGATCATGAAGAAGCGGGATGGGTTTCCAAAGAGCGAGGCCGAGGGCGGGAGGAAGAGTCTGCAGTTCGTGGGGGTGCTGAACGGGGA GTACGAGAGCACgtccagtgaggaggaggaggaggacagtggaGACAGCTCCTCTGAGAAGATTTCACCCACCAGCTCTGACAGCGACGCGGAGGGCGACGCGAACACCTGGGACGAGGAGATTGGTGTGAACGTTGGTGAGACTGCGAGCAGCATGGAGGGTCCAGAGCCAGGCACAGagcagaggaagagaaaagggGAGCACAAACTGGGGACAGAGAGCGCACCAGCCCTGGACCCCACCGAGGTGAAAGAGAA GTTTGAACTGAGCCCAAGGATGAGAGAGGCCTGCATAATTGTGAAGCACCACCTCAGCCATCCCAGTGCTGTGAAGAGCAAAGAGGTG ctgtCCAGCAGCAGCATCCTCCTCCAGGAGTGGTTCCGAGTATCTAGCCAGAAGTCCTCCGTCCCAGAGATGGTCGCCAACCACCTCCTGGCCTTCACGGAGGTCTCTCCGGGGATGCTGGCCCATGTGGTCAATCTCTCGGATGGGAACGGTAACACAGCTCTCCACTACAGCGTCTCACACTCCAACTTCCAGATCGTGCAGCTGCTCCTGGACACTG GGGTCTGCAACGTTGACCATCAGAATAAAGCCGGCTACACGGCCCTCATGCTGGCCGCTCTGGCCTCGGTGGAACACGAAGACGATATGAACGTGGTCAGGAGACTCTTCAGCATGGGAAACGTCAATGCCAAG GCTGGCCAGACGGCGCTGATGCTGGCAGTCAGCCACGGCAGGCAGGAGATGGTCGAAGCCGTGCTGGCCTGTGGAGCCGACGTCAACCTGCAGGACGAGGAAGGCTCCACAGCCCTGATGTGCGCCTGCGAGCACGGGCGAGTGGAGACCGTGAGGCTGCTCCTGGCCCAGCCAGCTTGTGAAGTCTCCATTGTGGATAAC GATGGGAATAACGCCGTGGCCATCGCTCTGGAGGCCGGTCACAGCAACATTGCAGTATTGATTTACGCTCACCTCAACAACTCCAAAGCACAGTCACCC